One Seriola aureovittata isolate HTS-2021-v1 ecotype China chromosome 3, ASM2101889v1, whole genome shotgun sequence genomic window, CTGTCTTTTCGCCTTCTGCCatcatgaggttgacatttttagatttttactaAAATATCTTGACAACAATTGCATACATTTCTATGAACTCTGGCATAGTGATGGACATCTACACTTGTGAGCATCCATATGTGAACCTGTAGTAAAGTGGTACCCTGCCATAAAGCCTAGCAAGGAGGAATCGTCTCTAAAATAAGACATGGAAGTTTGGCTGTATACTGAAAGAATGCAGAAGAAATGCAAGCACCAACAGGCAGTAACAGAAACGATCGTATATTGTCATTATCACAGAGTGACACCTTCACAGTTGAGGTAAACATCCAATTTATATaatcattttatataataattaaatgcCAACACCTGTTTTATGTTCTTTATATCGACTGTATGATGTTTACGTAACTCCTGAACACTGCCAAGCCTTCAGACTTTCTAAACCTAACACCTTGTCTGCTAGTGTAACTGATAGCTGATACTGCCTGTCCAATAACCAATTAAAAACAGTAACTTCATTTAGAAATCACAGACTACTTCAAAAACAGTTAATACTAGCATGTTCCCCTGCAACCTAAAAGTGTCATgcactgaaattaaaaacataaaaaaaaaaaaaaaacataccagtTTTCATTTTGGGGCAATAGGGACACCATGTGGAAACGATCTGCTACTCCAATTAAAATGAGCCACTACATGCTGAACGGGCCAAGGGAAATGTCAGGGCTCCTGAGGGAACTCGACAAAGATAATTTAATCTGAAGGCCAGTTACAACAGAGTCTGAGGAGGCAAGGCACAGCACTGGTGATCCGCAGATAAGAAGCAGCTTTAGATCAGAATATACATATAGTATGTGACACTGAGCAAAGACCTAACAATAGTGGGATGAATAGTAATTACAAAAGTGATGACTAATGAGGAAACTGCTGCTTAATCTTTACCCAAGAAAATCTGAAGTTAAAGAATCCCTGACAGGACGGACGTGAAATGTCAAGCAGAAGTTTCTGcagtttaatgaaaaaaatcctCAAAGGTCACTTATACTGATGATGGCATTTACAAACTACAATTTGCCATCTGTTACTTTTAATATGATGTTGCAGATTGTCTTTGATTTTGTACTGAATGGAacattgttttgactttttaactACAAATTCAATATAATAATTTGTTGACATAACAAATACatgcttttgtttgttattttatagTTGTTTGGACGATAGGAGAGTGTCCTATAAAAGCAGGAATTCATTTTCAAGAgcactgacaaaaaaatcaGTAGTGTACGtccatgtttttccattttcatacaCCTGCAAAATACTTAAGTATCAGTCCTAATATCAGTAATACCTTTATTAACCAATTATTGTTTGAACTGATAGATGGATGACATCATGCACCTTACAATCTGAAAGCTAATGTATCTGGACCCCTTTGTTTGTCTAATGAGTGAGAAGTAATTTGTCCAAACAAGGTAATTCTGATATGGtggaacaataaataaatagttacaGAACATATAACTGTACTGTAATTATTTGTAgcactaatattttttttatttgttaaatatcTCTGACTCATAGTTGAAGCATCTCGAACAACCACAACAGTTTTGCCGccactcattcattcatgaaggctttctgtgtctgtgttggaaAAGAACCAGCACAATCCAATTAGCACAATTAAAGAAACTGGGACTACGTGTAACTACCTCGGGGATTAGAGCTCTGCTGACCCCAAGCGACCTGGGTCATGGCGAGGAGGAACTGTGCTTGGGGCCAACAACGGTGCACGTCACAGACGACAGTTCAAACTGAGGTTTTCTATTAATGGATGGAAATGCCACTTAGTTCCTGTGTCAAAGTTTTCACACAGTATTTTTGTCACTGGTAATAAGGAAAACAGTATGTAAAATCCTATCATGAGATTGTAcaaatttctacatttattaaatagttattttttgattgatcagtcatttgtttggtgtataaaatgtctgaaaatagtaaaaatggGCCACTGATTTCCCAGAGGCCAAGATGAAAACCAAGAGCTGAAAACCAAAAAAGGACATTCTGTTCTGTGCAGCAAGCAACAAGTTGTCATACTTCAGGGCCTTGTGCTTCATAGACAGCTTAAAAGATTATCAAAACAGTCGAACGTAATTCAACACtagcttcttcttttctttctttttacaataCTGTTTGTCTCCTATAATACTTTGAAAAAGAATAATTATGTGGGCTTTGAAGATACATAAGTGTTTAATGCTGTTAGCTAAAACAGGACCAACTTTTTACAACTAAGAATTTAGTTCATCAGTGACAAACTATGTCTTTGACTATAGACATTTCATAAGAAAACTACGTAGTCAATTCACAGAATGTTCACTGGGATTTTTATGTTGAGTTAAATTGTCCCGTGCCATTTCTTAATCAGATGTACTCTTCTTCCCTGTGAATCATCTTTGATCTTCTTTTCAGTCTCTACTGGTCTACTCTCTTATCTCATCTAAGGGAATGGACAGTACGTGTTCAGGAAAATACGTTGTCTTGGATGATAGTCTAAGTGACTCATTCTGGCAGCCCTTGTGGTTTCAGTTGCAGCCCATGATCAATGGAAAAACAATCTAGCTGCCAAATATCAGTGGGCTCTAATCTGCTTTACCtcatctgcagctctgtctAACTTGTCTGTAAAGTCAGGACTATTTCTTTTGGTCAACAAAACCACTTTGGAGAACATTTGCCTTGCTTTgtatatcaatatttcatatgttttatttatttttagccatgctagctcCATGGCTATAATGTCCGTATATatggcaatgtcagtctgtcagttgatcggtccaccactttggaTCATTTGATGGACCGCCATGAAATCTTGTACAGACATCCATTGTATTTTCATtagcctcagctgtgctttgtttatttgtaattagcaaatgttagcattttaACATATTAAGAGGAGCATAGTACACTTGatataaacattatacctgattattagcctgttagcatttagcacaaaGCACAGTCTCACAGGGGCTGTAGTCTTGTGAAACTAACAAAAGTGCAAAATGTATAGAAAGTATATTAGAGGAGTGAagctttctttttgtttgtgatgaaaatcacaagaaatattttttgaatttgtttggcATTAAACCCAACACTTGAGGACAGGTGGAAATGACCCTCATGACTGATTACATGTCAAACAGCTTAATCAATGATTATGTACTTTCCTAATTACATGTTTACAGACCAAAGTTGTTGACTGTCAacaactcattcattcactatGGAACGATGGCAGGGTGATCTAATGGAATTACAGTAGACTGTCTTAAGCTGATATAGATCGCCACTTTAGGCCTCTCTGGGCATAGGCTAACTATTTTTAATCCCATTGACGCAGTAGGACACCAGGCTACTTAGGGGGATTAGATGAGGAAGTTATAAATGGACGTAAAGGTGGGGATGAAGAGAGGAATCAGACAGGACACAACCGATTGAGCCCGGCGACTTACtagtgaggacagagagaggacaccgcatgctgaggctgcagcagtcGAACTGAGGGGCCAACATCTAACAGAACAAAACCACTGGACTTTGCCTTCATCTTTTTGACATCCAAGCATCACCCATAACCATGGAGCCTGTGGCCCAGACGATGACTGCCTCTGCAGCCTTTGACAGAGAGACTTTCCCCAGGAAAGCCCTGCGAGCAACCTCCAGAGGAGCTTCGTCTCATTTTGTGGGGAGCTCGATCATGATCCTGTCCTCGTTTGCGGTGTCCACTTTAGCTATGAACTGTGGGAAGAGGATCCAGGAGTCCAGAAACAAACCCAATGGGAACTAGCAACAGTGGACAGATGGCTATGCCTTTAATTTTTAGTTAACCTTTGTTAAGCGGGGCAAGTCAATgaagaatttatttttatgatgataTTATGAACACCCCCTCGTAGCTAACTGCCTTTTGTGTTCCCATAGCAAAATGTGTGTGCGAGTGTTTTGTCATGGGAGAAGTTTCCTGAGAGTCCAAGTGTTAGCCTGGAGAAAAAACCTGGAGAGTCACAAGAGGATGAAGCTCTCGTGGGAGGTGGGACAGATCATCAACAACAGAAGAAGACTGCTGACTGAGAAGACAAGCATTTGGCAAACACCTAAAGATGGATCTATGCCATGCAAGCACACTCTCTCAGGTTAATACAGATTGCAATGTGGTATTTTAGGAGGGGGAAAAATATGCAGTAAAACCCATCAAACCTTATCCTCCTTTTTACCTCATACTTGTGAAATAATAGAAAAGTGAAAAAccttaagatgttttttttcaaaccgTCTGCTGTCGGTTGCTCGCTGACAgtgataaaatgtaatttatagtCATTAGATATCAATACTGGTAGGACAAAACATAATATttgtttaaagaaatgttttcctgtAAAGGCTGGCTATtgaattagattagattaactttattaatcccacaactgggaaattcactCAGTGTTCAGTATTCACTCAGAATCTCAGTACTAATTTAGTCCCAACGAAAATGCAcctttgtttttgatttgataGTTTGATTAAAACCATAATTAAAGactattttatttgttaaatattatgttttttagtCAATTGAGAATTCAAGCcttttatgttatattttaaaaaactgattttGTAGGAGTACATGTTCATATTCCTCTCAGCAAGGTACTGAAACTCAAGTATCATACTTTATCCAGTCCTACATTTATCTAGTACctacaataaacacaaatgtaattatattatGAATTGTATGCTATCTTGTATGTACAGTACTGTAGCAAAAATGTGATATATGAAGAAAGACCATCTCTGGGTCCTAAATTTATCTAAACTAATTCTGAATATAATTTTAGTGTATCCCAATTGAATGGTGACAAAATGAAGTATACACAACCCAGACAATATGTACACTAAATGCAgttgatttttgtgtgtgctgttgatGCAGACTATTTACTGGTTAAGCATGTTTTGTTATACTAAGGGCTAAAAAATTATGACAATTAGTATGTAGTATTTACTACATAGAATCAGTATATAGTATGGATTTGGGACATTTTGTGTTCATCAGATTGTGACCAATAATGTGAAGCACTAATGAAGCTTTTCAAACCCCTGCTGTAATACATCAGGATGCCACCAGAGGGCAGTGTTGCTATTAAAGACTGCAACTTTCCAACAATGTTTTGTTGCTTCTTTGGAAAGGATGGAGTtcgaatttaaaaaaaaaaaaaaaaaaaaaaaaaaaaaaaaaaaaaggttcttaGGAAAGCAAAACATTagatttaaacattatttttatgtagcaaaaataagcaaaaacagagcaaataaaGACTGTTTCAAGTTTGCATTGGCGATACAAACATCAGATGCCAGCAATGTTTCATTCAAGTGCATGCAGACCCGtgccaaacacaaaacagtttgGTTGTATATGAAGATCTCACGATAAGCTTATGATTCCCagtatgcatgtgcatgtccTTTAATGTCTTCAGAGTGTGTTGAGGCTCGTCAGCCTCCGCTCAGTGAGGAAGCGGTGTGTCTGGTGCGTTGGATTTTGGTCGTTACCTCCAGCTGAAGCACCAAAGTAGGACAACATGGACCTGTTTTTTTGCCGCTGTGCTGACTTCTCaccatcctcctcatcatcatccctgAGGAAAgatttgacaaaacaagactggtttttacactgtggttgGTGCTCGTCCCCTGAGGTGAAATGATTTGCACAGACATTAAGCGTGCAAATCAAAGGGGTTGTGGTTTTCACAGACtaacacatgtaaatattcTTACAGTCATGTGAAAAATTAACTACACCCCATGGAAATGGTTGActttttcaacatatttttcaCTAGCAAACATTTTATCCTCTTTGAAACACTGCCTATTACAAAAAACAGACACTACATTGATCACTAGTGTAAATCCATAAAAATAGACTTAGGTGCTCTCGATTAGGGGCCAATTATTAAAACCTGTTTGGGGAGTGCAGGTGTAACACGTCTTATTTAAATCCATAGGGTCTGCTGTTCTCTTAGCTACTGAACTGTGTGGTGTCATTATGCCAAAATCTAAAGAGCTGTCTAAGGCCTTCAGTGAAAAGGTTGTGGATGCCTATGAATCTGGCAAGGGATTTAAAAAGATCTCTAAACGATTTTACTAGCATTCCTCATCAAAAAGAAGTCTCCAAGAATCTGGATTTGCAGGTAACTCTTGCACCTGTGGGTGTCAAAGTGCATGAGTCTACAATCTGAATAAGATTGCATTTGACCTACATGGGAGACGTGACAGGAAAAGCCTTTGGTGTCCTAAAAGAACATTAGAGTAAGACTACAGTTTGCCAATGAATATCTAGGCAAAGACCAGGCCTTCTGGAATAATGTTCTGTGGACTGATAAATCAAAGACAGAGTTGTTGGGCCATAGTAACAGTAGACATGCTTGGGCAGACCAGAGACAGCTTTTAAGCAGAGGAACCTCATACCAGCTgtgaagcatggtggtagaaACATTATGGTTTAGGGTTGAGTCGCTGTCTCTGAGACTGGGTAGTTTGCTGTCATCGATTCAACTATGAATTCGGCATCATATCAAACATGCTTGAAGATGTGAGTTGAAGTTGAACCAGGAGTTGTCCTTTCAACAGGTTAATGATCTTAAGCAGACGAGAAAAACCACCAAGGAATGGCTccaaaagaagaaatggagggTTACGGTCAAAGCCCAGATTTGAATCCCATTCAAATGTTGTGGGGGGATTTCAAACGAGTAGTGCATACAAGAAAAAACCCTCAAACATCTTGTAAACTCATAGAATTTTACATGGAGGAGTGGTCAGCAATTTCAGCAAGCTAATGTCAGAGACTGGTGGGCAATTATGCAAACCGCCTACAAGAAGTTATTTCTATTCAAGTGGTAACACAAGCTTCTGAGGCCAAGGGTGTACTTACTTTTTCCACAGAAGAATATTatttgatacacacacacacacatatatatttaaaaatatattaatattaattaatattatattaatatattaattatgaTTGGAAAAGCATAAAAGTATATGACCTTTATCTGTAGGCAATGTAACAAAGAGGATCAAATGTTCTCTTGTTCAAAGATGTTGAAAAAGTCAACAATATCCATGGGATGTTCTTATTTTTTCACGCTGTATCTTTTCCTTATCTGTCATGTTCATAAATAGGAGAAACAGTAACAGTGTCTTAGAGAAGAATCACCAAGGGCACAGATACTGTAAACCACGTTTAATGCTATTTCAATGGTATTCTTCATTAACTCTCTAAATGAACCTCTGTCTTTATACATCTTAGGACTTTAGTCAAAATCAAGTTTGAAGGCTCTTTACCAGTGAACAGTCACTGCGTTGCTGTCCATCAGGGTTTGGGCAGTGCTCCAGCTAAATCGCACAAACTGAGGGTAACCAAACACTGGGTCCAGGTACTTCAGCAGCCACGCTTTAGTCTTGGGGTCTGAAAACACGGGAAAAAGTTGGTCTTAGTGACGTTAATCTACATGCAGTGTTTTGAATAACAAACTTGATGTCACTGGAAGGATTATAATAGCTATTAATTGTTTCTGTTACCATTCGGGTATCCTGAGCCGTAATCTGCATCCACCTCTCCCAGGTCCTCAGCAAAGTTCCAGCCTTTTACAACACGATCCCTGGCAACCTGAAAATGATCACACAACATAAGCGAACCCACAGAGCAGCTCTGAACAGATCTTAAAATATGGATGTTGAGGTTTTCAGCAGCACCAACACTCGGTCCATAATCCTAATTAAGGTCACTGAAGTAACAAAGAAATCCACACAACCACTAATGGCAACTCATTATTCAACCAGCACTCTGCtaattaaaaaactaaatctcctcctgctctgagGATGGACTAACTGGACTACACAACCAGTAAGATGCCAAAGGCACACATGGTAAATCACTCCATTAGCTGAGCCACCATGGTGCCCCCTCTTTGAATTTtaacagaggaaatgaggaaattGAGATAGTAATTGAACTTCTGAACAAATTAACGACTGCACAGCTGTAGAATAAGAGCGAAGGACcagcaaaatgtaataattaagGAAGTCAATGAGAACGAAGAAAGAGGACTAGACAGCATCTTGATGGTCTTTACTAACCTTCGCACAGATACTGGCTGCACTGACAATGGGGAAGAGGGAGTCAGCCTTTGGCCTCACAGTCACGTCAATACCTGGGAACAGCTTGGACAGTTTGTCCTCATACTTCTCTGCTGGGCCGACTGTGTCCACATAAACCTGCAGAACACCAGACAAattgaagaagaagagagaacagacagcgcaaagagaaaaggaggatgaaggggaaaaaaagacagaggaaaaagaggagttAGGTCACTGCAAGACAAAGGTCTTCATGAGAAGAACCAATGACCCAAACTAGACGTAGACCTgaggaaaagcaaaaacatttgcTAATGCACTGCCTGTAATTAGTTTTAAGCTCATATGGAGCACCTGCATCAGTTACAGCTAACTCTGGTACATTCATTTGACACAAAAAGGACAATCACCATGGGTGCCTGTAAGCACAGTCTAAAACAATTTGTCCATACAGGCAGAGTAGAAAATGACctaaacaatacaataaaacatttatactAATGTAAATTACTTCCTACCTCTTTTAGCTGTACTCCACTGTCCAAGGCATACTGCACTAGACCAATCGCTGTATCATGTGAAAGAGCATTCAGGTTGTATTTTGTCCTCTGTAACATGCTGGTGGAGATTGTGTTGGGGGAGAGAATCTGCAGTGCCCAGCCCACGTAATTTCTGGCTTCATCCAGGTTTTGGAAAAGCTTCTCTCTCTCGGCCTCTGTTAGGGTCTTTGAATCTATTAAAAGGAGTAATAAAATGCATCAATTTCAGAATccatgtgtgattgtgtgtcaaTGCGAGTGAGTAAATTATGCAGGATTCAATATGCATATTGATTTGAAAGTACCATCTTTTAGCTACAGTTGGTTAACAAATGATGGTAAATAGTGAACTGGTTAACTTCACCACTGGCAACTACATTATTACCTGCCACTTTCAAGTTCTTCAGGTCCCCCTTTTTGGAAACTGGACAGAAACATATTCCATACACCATGGGCCCTGGATcaacaaaatagaaaatagtaTAAGTATGTATACTACATGCTTCACTGTGTGGTCActgctaaaaaaataaacatcaaatcaTTATCTCATTGGCTTACCCAGCACAGGCCCCCTGCCTGCCTCATCAATGCCCAAACAACAGTCCTCCGTCTTGCAGACATCTGGGATCTGAGAAGCCAGCCGGCAGCTGACAGAGTTGTCTGTTTCAAAGGGACTGAGATCCATGACTGCTGGCAGAGGAAACATAAGCTGAAGCGTTTGGAGCTGCTCTCACAGTCCCCTGATCTGACCCAAAGTCCTAATAATCTCTATAACGTCTCTGCCTTGAAACCTGCGGGTAGATCTTAAACATGCTGCGTGTGCAAGACGgactaaaatatctcagaaCTGCGAGTTAAAGTAGGTGCAAAGTGCTAAATCaagaagagacacagacacacgctgTGTAGCTCTTGTACTGTGTTATGATGTTGTAGCTAAATGCTACACACTTGATACGGTTCAAACTCCTGAAACGGACCCTTCTTAACAAAAATACGCAGATGCTTTCGGTTTAAATGCTGAGTTTCGGTTGTTTCGATAAAACATTAAGGTAGCACATGTCATGACAAAACTGAGTAAAGCCAATTCTTACCTGTTTACACGGCGACTTGTGTGAGTTTGGTGTTGAGtttggtgttgtgtttgtctgctccGGATTTGGCGCCCCCGGAAAAGCGTCTTCTTCGTCGTATTTAAAGATGTAGGCTCATGACTGCCACCGCTTGGTCTGGAGACTGACCTGAGTCTGACCTGGAAATTTAGAGCTCACCTGGCTCCTGTTAAGGCCACTGTAAacaagatttttaaaaactaattcAGCAGTAAACAACTACTTTCTATCTgaagatatagtggagtaatggcgtcctgagcagagaacaaagtcaCACCCTCTCTACATGTGTTTCTCTATTCTTTGTTTTGGCAGTGCAGGcgtgttagtgcatgtgagtccctcctgttGAACCTTTGAAATTACTCAAGTAAAGCACAAGATTGTTGTGCTGAAAAtttatacttaagtacagtacttcagtaaatgtaagttgttacattccaccactgaaaaATAGGTTACTCCATTACAATTAGAAATACTCaacaagcaaaataaataaaaatgacgaGAAAATGGCCCCTTTAAGAGTTTTATAATATGgcatattattggattattaatAATGATGCATTAATATGTAATCAGCGTCTTGAGGTTGCAGCACTGTGATGTTAATTTGAACTATCTTGTATGGGAATACAGCTGAGTACAATGAACAatgcttttataaaaaaatatttcagtggagtaaaaagtagaatatttaCCTTGGTACTCAAGTGTTGTACGTAAGTACGTAAGTAAgaagtagcataaaatgaaaatactgccACAATCAGTCTAGTGTTAGAGCCAATTAAGTACATAACctttttttgataataatatgCTGTTAGGACATGTTATTTAGATTCCAAATTTATCAAAGTCTGTATAATAGTCAATGTGTATGTTGATTATCCGTTATGCTAAGGCCACActtctttttctattatttgTCGTAAAGTGTACAGTTATAGGTTAGGGTTGTAATTTATGA contains:
- the rnaseh2a gene encoding ribonuclease H2 subunit A, producing the protein MDLSPFETDNSVSCRLASQIPDVCKTEDCCLGIDEAGRGPVLGPMVYGICFCPVSKKGDLKNLKVADSKTLTEAEREKLFQNLDEARNYVGWALQILSPNTISTSMLQRTKYNLNALSHDTAIGLVQYALDSGVQLKEVYVDTVGPAEKYEDKLSKLFPGIDVTVRPKADSLFPIVSAASICAKVARDRVVKGWNFAEDLGEVDADYGSGYPNDPKTKAWLLKYLDPVFGYPQFVRFSWSTAQTLMDSNAVTVHWDDDEEDGEKSAQRQKNRSMLSYFGASAGGNDQNPTHQTHRFLTERRLTSLNTL